A region from the Peromyscus maniculatus bairdii isolate BWxNUB_F1_BW_parent chromosome 5, HU_Pman_BW_mat_3.1, whole genome shotgun sequence genome encodes:
- the Foxq1 gene encoding forkhead box protein Q1, whose translation MKLEVFAPRAAHRDKMGSDLEGTGSSDAPSPLSAAGDDSLGSDGDCAANSPAAGGGAGDLEGGGGERSSGGEPSSQDGSEAADGRAQTSAAGQCAGGVGSGEGARSKPYTRRPKPPYSYIALIAMAIRDSAGGRLTLAEINEYLMGKFPFFRGSYTGWRNSVRHNLSLNDCFVKVLRDPSRPWGKDNYWMLNPNSEYTFADGVFRRRRKRLSHRTTVPTSGLRPEEAPPGPAGTPQPAPAARSSPIARSPARQEERSSPASKFSSSFAIDSILSKPFRSRRDGDTALGVQLPWGAAPCPPLRAYPTLLPPAPGGSLLPLCAYGAGEPTQLASRGAEVQPAAPLLLAPLSAAAAAKPFRGPDTGGAAHLYCPLRLPAALQPASACGPGLHLSYPVETLLA comes from the coding sequence ATGAAATTGGAGGTGTTCGCCCCACGCGCTGCCCACAGGGACAAGATGGGCAGTGACCTGGAGGGGACCGGCAGCAGCGACGCTCCATCTCCGCTGTCTGCGGCTGGCGACGACTCCTTAGGCTCTGACGGGGACTGCGCGGCCAACAGCCCAGCGGCGGGCGGCGGCGCCGGGGATCTGGAGGGCGGTGGCGGCGAGAGGAGCTCGGGTGGCGAGCCCAGCTCCCAGGACGGTTCCGAGGCGGCCGATGGCAGAGCGCAGACCTCTGCGGCAGGGCAGTGCGCGGGCGGCGTGGGCAGCGGCGAGGGCGCGCGCAGCAAGCCGTACACGCGGCGACCCAAGCCCCCGTACTCCTACATCGCGCTCATCGCCATGGCCATCCGCGACTCCGCGGGCGGACGGCTGACGTTGGCCGAGATCAACGAGTACCTCATGGGCAAGTTCCCCTTTTTCCGCGGCAGCTACACCGGCTGGCGCAACTCCGTGCGCCACAACCTCTCTCTCAACGACTGCTTCGTCAAGGTGCTGCGCGACCCCTCGCGGCCCTGGGGCAAGGACAACTACTGGATGCTCAACCCCAACAGCGAATACACCTTCGCGGACGGGGTCTTCCGCCGCCGCCGCAAGCGCCTCAGCCACCGGACGACAGTCCCCACGTCGGGGCTGCGGCCGGAGGAAGCCCCACCCGGACCCGCGGGGACCCCGCAGCCCGCGCCTGCCGCCCGGTCCTCCCCGATCGCGCGCTCGCCTGCTCGCCAGGAGGAGCGCTCCAGCCCCGCGAGCAAGTTCTCCAGCTCCTTCGCCATCGACAGCATCCTCAGCAAGCCGTTCCGCAGCCGCCGCGACGGCGACACGGCTCTGGGGGTGCAGCTGCCCTGGGGCGCCGCTCCCTGCCCGCCGCTGCGTGCCTACCCCACGCTCCTTCCCCCGGCGCCCGGCGGCTCCCTGCTGCCACTCTGTGCATACGGCGCGGGCGAGCCCACGCAGCTGGCGTCGCGCGGAGCCGAGGTGCAGCCCGCAGCGCCCCTGCTGCTGGCGCCCCTGTCCGCGGCGGCCGCCGCTAAGCCATTCCGAGGTCCCGACACCGGCGGCGCGGCGCACCTGTACTGCCCCCTACGGCTGCCCGCGGCCCTGCAGCCGGCTTCGGCCTGCGGTCCGGGCCTGCACCTGTCCTACCCTGTGGAGACGCTGCTAGCTTGA